A window of Altererythrobacter sp. Root672 genomic DNA:
CGGCAGGCAGATGCTCAGGGTCGAACAGGCCAGCCGCGACAATTTCGCGCATGTCAGGGCGTGGGGTGCCATTCAGCCGCGCCGCAAACAGGTGCACCGTGTCGCGCGACCCGGAAATCTCGAGCTCTCGCGCTTCCAGGAGCGTTAGGCCCGACAGTTCGCAACTCAACTCCTCGCGAAACTCGCGCGCGGCGGCCAATGCCGGATCTTCCTGCTCACCCATGCCCCCGCCTGGTGCCGTCCAGACCCGCACACCATAGGAGTGACGGACCAGCAGAACCTGCCCATGATCGTCGAACGCCAGGACGACGACGCTGGTGCGGCGCGGGCGGCTGATGATCCACCATCGCTTTCGCACGCCATCGGCCAGGCGATAGAGCTGCCGGTGCAAGGGAGCGGGGATCAGGTGAAGCATGTGACTTTCTGCGTCGCCGCCTGCAACAACCGCGTAATCGGCAGGTCACTGTCGCCTCTCGCCGCGGCCTCGAACACCGCGCGCTTGTCGCTGCCTCGAATGACGAACATCAATTCGTCACTGTCGAGCAAAGCCGGGATCGTCATGGTGATCCGGTCGAACGGGGCCTCAGGCGGAAGGGGATCGGGCGTCAGCCGACGAATGCGCTGCGTGTCGTCAGCACGCGGATCGGTGTTGGGGAAGAGCGAGGCGATGTGCCCGTCTCCACCCATTCCCAGCCACGCGAGGGCGAAGTGTGGCACCGCTTCCATCGTCGTAAGGGTAACCACTTCTGCCCCTGCCGGTTCCAGCAACTGGCGGATCTTGCCGGTATTACTCGCCGGATGGTCCTCCGGCACCAGCCGGTCGTCGCCCGGCCAGACCGTGATCCGCCGCCAGTCGAGCGACGCTCTGGCCAGGGCCGAAAGGATCGGGAACGGCGTCGAACCTCCCGGCACGGTTAGCGCCACCGGTTCGGCGGAACGGGAAAGCGCGGCTTCGATCCGCCCACGCAACCAGTCGGCGATGGCCTCGTCGGCAGCACTTTCAATGATTTCGATATCGGCCATTCAGCCCAGTATGCCTCGCGCATCGAGCCCCGTCACCAGTGCAGCGACGATC
This region includes:
- a CDS encoding 6-phosphogluconolactonase; the protein is MADIEIIESAADEAIADWLRGRIEAALSRSAEPVALTVPGGSTPFPILSALARASLDWRRITVWPGDDRLVPEDHPASNTGKIRQLLEPAGAEVVTLTTMEAVPHFALAWLGMGGDGHIASLFPNTDPRADDTQRIRRLTPDPLPPEAPFDRITMTIPALLDSDELMFVIRGSDKRAVFEAAARGDSDLPITRLLQAATQKVTCFT
- a CDS encoding NUDIX domain-containing protein — its product is MLHLIPAPLHRQLYRLADGVRKRWWIISRPRRTSVVVLAFDDHGQVLLVRHSYGVRVWTAPGGGMGEQEDPALAAAREFREELSCELSGLTLLEARELEISGSRDTVHLFAARLNGTPRPDMREIVAAGLFDPEHLPADCSRLVPSQVALAVAALETGALKS